In Anthocerotibacter panamensis C109, the sequence CGCGCCTGATGACGTGACAGGTAGTCCACCCAACCCCCAAGCCCTCTATCAAATTCCGCTTCGGGCATTGATTCCCCAAAAAATCGACAACCTGCTTGCTGGAGCCAAAAATATCGCGACCACCCACATCACCAATGCTTCCTATCGCGTCCACCCGGTGGAATGGGCGATTGGTGCTGCTGCTGGGAACACGGCGGCTTTTGTCCTGGAACAAGGAGTGCTCCCCGCCGCTTTGGTGACGGGTACCCCCGCTGCTGACCGTCTGCTCAGTGCTCTTCAGGCGCAGATTCAGGCGCAAGGAAATCCAATTCGCTCCTCGCAAAGGGTGCCAGTGCTGTGTCAAGGCTGCTACAGCCGGGTGCGCAGGGTAAAGGAATAGATTTCACCTACTTCTAGGTCATAGTCCTGTTGCTCCAGGAAGCGTTGGAGCGGTTCGGCGACGAGCGCGCGGCCTTGGGCGGGGTGGACCCGTAGGAGATTGCGGCGGAATTGCCACTGGAAGGTCCACTGGAAGGGTCCGGCTGTGACCTCCCCCCGCATATGGCCTTCGCCCAGCGCCAGATGGGTGACACGTAGATGGACTGAAGTATTGGGGGGCTGGGTCATAATGTCAGCGGCTGGTAGGAACAGGGTCCACTGGAATTCCGGGGTTTGGAATGGGGATCTGGCTGAGTTTGCACCAGACATGGTAGGTCACCCAGGCATCGAGGGCCGCGTAGTGGAGTTGTTCCGGGCTCAAAGGGCGGGTCGCCCAGTTGCTCATCTGGTACTGCTTATCTATCTCCAGGTCTAGCAAGTTCGCAGAGAGCGCCTTGAGCGAACAGCGCGGCTGGAGTCGTTCCTTCGCCATAGCTAGGGTACAGACCACCGACTGGGCGCGGCGGACGCACTTCATCGTATGCAGGTCGTGGAGGGCGTCGTGGAAGATTTTGGTCACGGATTTGGAGGCCATGATTTCTTCGATAAAGGGTTTGGTGTCTACCGCCAGAGCGTCGAGTAGCCAAATGTGGTCGCTCTGACCGTCCCAGATCTGCATCAGGGAAACCGTTTGTTTGCGGTTGCGCATCTGGTGTGCGTGGGCCACTTCAATATCTAAGGCAAGTATTTGGGCTGCCCGCCAGCGGGGCAGGAGGTCCTGGAGTTGTTCTGCGGATGTGATGAGGTGGTAGGGTAGCATACATACTCCCAGCAAAGGACCCGACACAAACGGACACCCCGCCGGGTCGCGGACCTGTCCGAAGCTTATCACACGCCCAGCCAGCCGGTTCACTCTAAACTAGCGGGCCGATAGTAGGCTTTGGGGAACCATGTATGCGCTTTATGGAGAAATCCCGTGCTTCCAGCTCCCGCCCGCTACTTTCCGATTGCTACCGGACGCTACGAGGTCACGCCAGGTTTGATCCCCTTGAACACTGCTTTTGGGAATGGGGCGGCGGATGGGCGGGTCTTTCAAATCGATACGAACTTTGAACTATATCGGGCGGCAAAGTTAGCTGCCCGCGCGGAATCTTTATCTAAGTATCATCTGACCCAAGGCTATGACCCCGCCGTGGACCAGGAAGTGACCCGCTTCCTAATAGAACAGTTGGTGCTGGAGTATCCCGAGCAGTTTCTGATAACTCCACCCAGTCCAGTGCAGGGAGTGCGCATGATGTATTGTATGTTGACCGGAGAAGTCCTGGGCTTTGATGAGCAGATGAACTTGCTCAAGGCAATGGGGTCAGAAGTATCCCCCCCCTATGGCTCTGCCCTGGATGCGCTGGCTTGCCAAATCCAAGAAGACCTTGCTGTAGTCAGTACAGGACCAGATGATCAAAATTGGGTCAGTGCGCTGCATCTGTGTTTCCCTAACCATTGGTCCGCCGAGCAGAAGATTGGACAGGATTTTAGGACGGTCCACGAGCCGGTGCCGGGGATGACCAAGATCAACCGAGCGCAAACACGGCTGGTCGAAGTATTGGTGCAACGGGGTCCTGCGGTGCGTTTCTCCTGGGGCGTGGGGACCGATTGCAGGCTCAACCACCATCCCGTGCCCCCGCCTGATATCCCGCTGGACGTTTGGCAAGGACGCTCCTTCAATCCGGCGCAGCCCGGACTGTTTTTACGTGTGGAACGGCAGGTGCTCTGGGGCTTGCCTCGGGTCCATGCCTTTGTGTTTACCATCCGCACCTACTTCACCGATGTGCACGCGATCCGTCAAGATCCCGAGCAACGGACCCAACTCGGCTCCGCCCTGCGCTCGATGACACCTGATTCCCTCCAGTACAAGGGATTGGCGGGGATGCGAGAGGAGATTTTGGACTGGCTGGAGGTATAACCCATTAGGTCAGACGGCTCAAGAGCGCCTGAGCTGCTGTCTGCCCGGAGCGAAAAGCCCCTTCCACGCGACCTTCGGAGCACCAACACCCACATAGTGCTAGAGGCGCAGGAAGTCCTTCATTCGTGCCTATGAGTACGTAGCGGCTGGTCAGGGGATTGACGGGTTGGGAATAGCGCCAGGGGCGGGCGAGAGACCACTCAGGCTGGGTCAGGTCTAGGGAAATATAGGGAGCTAAGCGCTTTTGTGCCTGGGCTAAAACCTGGGTCACGAGGTCAGCCTCGGGCTTTCCAATCTGTGCTTGGGCAAATTGGGGGGTCGAATGGAAGACGAGGACCGGGCAAGGTGGAGCGGTTCGTTTGCTGGAGTCCACCGCACTCCAGGCGATGAGTGGGTCTGCTTCCCAGCGCAGTCCCGGCGGAAGCCTTTCCAGACCGGACGCCGGAGCGTAGCCTGCGATGACTGCGAGACAGGGATCAAATTCAATCGCGTTAACCGAGTGCAGGGTTGGGACTGTATCAGTCAGGGAACTGAGCAGGGCACAGCTTTGAGGAGCCGGGGGGGTGAGCAGGACGGACCGGGCTTGGAGGGCAACCTCTTCTGCGGTGATTACCCGCCATGAGCTCTCCCCCGGAAGCACTCCGGTCACCCGTGTATCAAAGGCGATGGTCAAATTCCGAGCCATTATTTTGGCTAGGGTCGTCATCCCTTGGGGGCAGGCGTAGCGCGGATAAGTGTACTGAGGGTCAGCCGGTTCGATGCCGGTTTGGGTAAGCGTCGGAACTGATTCCACCCAGGGCATGACCTGACCTTGGGCGAGTAGCGGTGCGAGCACCTCCTGAAAATCTTCACTGCGACAGGTGAAGTACTGTGCTCCGTGGTCTACACGTACATCACCATGAGGGGTACTGATGCGCCGCGTCGCCATGCGCCCCCCGACCCCCCGCGATTTCTCCAGCACCCGCACTGCGAGCCCCGCCCGTTGCAGAGCCTGTGCTGCCGCCAACCCACTGATACCCGCACCGACTACCAATACATCTAGCATCTTCCCCTCTTCTGGCTGGCTCCGCTTTTCCATAGTACGAAGCGTTGACTATTATGGGGGAAGCTCTGGGCGACGCGCGATGGTTCAAGCAGAACGATCTTTGGGAATTGCGCTCGTATAGCTATGGCAATCCCCCAGGATGCCTTAAAGAAGTGCATCTGTGAATGTACTGTATCTCATGAATAGATTTTCTAGGACAGCAAAGCCCTAGGTTTAGGCATGTCGAAGCGCTGTTCAATGCATGGGCAACAACGTGTCGCGTAACGTCTGAGGTTGGTACACTGGGGGGAAATGAGCCGCCTGTACCCTTCCTGGATGAGCTATGACTACCAGCCTGCGCTTTGCTTACCGCCATCTCCCTGTCTTCACCGCCGATCCCCAAACAGCTCAGGCCAATCTGGAAACGTTGCTCGGGGAATGGGGTGTGGACTGCCTCTTCATCACCGCCCAGGATGCCTTCCTCTCGGAATACAACGTCCCCAGCAACAACCAACGCTATGCCCTGAGCAATTTCGCTGGTTCGACCGGGGATGGTATTTTTACCAGCCAAAAGCTGACGGGGCAATTGGGGAACCAAGCCCAATTTTTACTCTTTGTAGACGGGCGCTATCACATGCAGGCTGACCGGGAGACCGCGCCTGAATGGGTACAGGTGGTCAAACTTGACATTTCCAAGACCCTCGAAGACGGCTTGCTGGGCTGGCTCAAGGAAGTCCCCGCCGACCGGCTGACAGTAGCCATCGACGGAGCGCGCACGACCTGGAAACGCTTTAAGCAGATCCAGACCGTCTGTGAAGAGCGGGGCTTTAGCCTCCGAGTCCTGCTGCACAACGAGATCTCCACAGCGCTCAACTTGCCGGGTTGGTCGGTGGACCGGGCGGTTGAGCCCTTACCGCTCGCAGCGACGGGGCGGACGATAGCCGGGAACCTTACTGCTTTGCACCAGTGCTTGCCCGCTGACGTCACCCCTGAGGCTGCCTGTATCCTCACCTGCATGAGCGACGACGTGGCTTGGTTGTTGGGAGCACGGGGCTTTCACCTGCCTTACGCCTCGTCATTGCTCGCTTACACCTGCACGATTGGGCGCGATATCCTGCTTTTCTTGCCGCCCGGAACCGAGGATACGCCGGTTCATCTGGAGCCGGGGACCGATTTTCGGCTGGTAGTTTTGCGCAGTCTGGAGGAACTGACTATAGCACTCAGGGGCTATCACGTCGAGCACCTACTCTTTAGTGAAAGGGCTATGAACGCCTTCTTGCCCACGTTCGCTCACCAATACTGGCCTGAGGCAAAACTGATCGAAGACTACCACGGGCTAGAGCGTCTCCGCACGGAGAAGACACCCGAGGAGTTGGCTGCGATCCGCAGTGCTTTCCTTAAAAGTAGCCGCGCGATTGCCGCGACCCTACGCTGGGTGAAGGCATCTGTCCAACTCCAGCCCGGAGCGCTCACCTGCGACCCCACTTTCACCGCTCCCATCAGCGAAATCGACCTCAGTAACAAGATTGCCTGCGAATATCTGGCTCAAGGGGCCTTGGAACTCTCCTTCCGCACCATTGCCGCCACCGGAGCGAGTGGAGCCATCATCCACTACACTACCCCCAGCCCGGAGAACCTGCTGGCAGATGGTGATCTTGCCCTACTTGACAGTGGGGCCTACTACGCCGAGGGCTTCGCCACGGACTGCACCCGAGTCGCCTACTGTAACAGCGGCACCAGCATCCCCGCCCCCTGGCAAAAAGAAATCTATACCGTCACCCTCAAGGCCGCCATTGCCGGACTGCGGGCCGAGTTTCACCAGGACACCCCCTGTAAAGAAATTGACGCGCAGGTCCGGGCTGTCTGCCAAAAGTACGGCTATGACTACAATCACGGCACCGGTCACGGCGTCGGCATCCTCGTCCATGAGTCTGGGATTCGCCTGTCGCCCATCTCTACCTATGGCTTCACGGAGCACGCTGTCGTAAGTATCGAGCCTGGGATCTATCTGGCCGGTAAGGGCGGTGTCCGCATCGAGAATGTCGCGGTCGTCCGCCGCCACCCCACCCAAGCGGACCACTTCTGCTTCGAGAATCTAGCCTTTGTCGGTCTCGACTGGGAACTCATCGACGTAGACCTACTCGATGCAGGGGAGCGCGCATACCTCAGCACCTACGAACGTCAGTGCCAAACCTTGGGGACCACAGTCACCGACTGCCCCTTGCTCCTTCGCTAGAGCAGCCGTCCTCTAAGCCAACCATCCCTCAGCGCTGAGAAGCTTCCCCTAAAGGATCAGCGACATACTGAAAAGTAGGCTCGGTGTTCCAAGGCCCCCGCTCGTCCTGTCCGCTATCCTGCGAGAGGTTGAAGTAGAGATTGACGGTCTCGTCCGGTTGGATAGTGCCGAAGAAAGGGTCGGTGAGCTTACCCAAGGATTCCAGCGCCTTCATGAACATCTGCGCGTGGGAGATCTCCCGAGTCAGCAAATGCACCAGCGTCTTTTGGGTTCCTTCGTCGCTAGCTAGTTTGATGAGTTGCTCGTAGGTCTGCCTCGCCCCTGCTTCCGCTGCGATATTCGCCCTCAGGTCGCGCACGACATCGCCGCCTTCATTGAGATAGCTGGCGCTCCAGGCTACCCCTTGACTATCCAGAAAATGTGGACCCACGCCCCGTACCGCGAACAGGGTGCTCTTGAAGGCTTCGGTCTGGTCTACATGCTTGGTGTGACCCTCAATAAGCTTACCGACCATCTCTAGGTGGCTAAACTCTTCGACGGCAATGTCTTGGAGCATGTCACGGATCCCTGGATGTTCGACATGGAACGACTGGACCCAATACTGTAACGCGGCAGAAAGCTCGCCCGTCGCCCCCCCAAATTGTTCGAGCAAAAGCTGCGCGTAGCGGGGGTTGGGGTCATTGATTTGGACGGCATGGATGGGCTCTTTTTTGTGGAAGAACATGCGCCTTTACCTTGTGCGTCGTGGAGACCGGGCGGTGCACTTTCGGTGCAGTATTGCCAAGCCTAAGTCAAACGCTTGCATGACGACCTCTCCCCTAAGAGGCACAAAAAACAAATCCCCATAGGCGGACCCATGGGGACTGAGGATTATGACCTAAACTTCCTGGATCAGCTTTTCCCAGCCGAGGGTCCGTAGAGCGTTATTGCGGTCGAGGGGTTTGCGGACAAGGCGTAAGATGTCGTGGCTGTTGGTGAAGCCATGAATCTGGGAGAAGGTGAATTCCACCGACCACTTGGTATTGACGCCACGGGCTTCCAGGGGGTTGGCGTGAGCCATACCGGTGATGACGAGGTCCGGCTTTAGCTCTTTAATCCGTTGTAGCTGATAGTAGTTGTCCGGCTTCTCGACAATTTTGACCGACTCATGGCCCATCATTTCACAAGTCTGGGTCAAAAGGTCGATTTCTGCGCCCTGATAGCGGCGGTCGAGGTAGGGAATACCGATTTCCTGGACCTTCATACCACAGCGGATGAGGAAACGTGCCAGGGAGATCTCCAGGAGGTTGTCCCCCATGAAGAAGACCGTTTTACCTTTCAAGAAGGCGACATCCTCCGCCAGGGTGCTCCAAATCTTTTGTTCCCGCTCCTCTAGACCCTTCGGCTGTACCCCCAAATCCCGGCAAATCGCCTCGATCCAGGCGCGTGTACCATCGGGACCGATGGGGAAGGGGGCGCTAATCAGCTTGGAGCGCATTGTCCGACCCAATACCGAAGCGGTGCGGGCAAGAAAAGGATTAACCCCAACTACGTACGTTTCTGGGGTGATGACCGGCAACTCCCCGAAGCGTGGAGCCGGAAGCCAGCCGGAGACCGTGACGCCCTGCTTTTGCAGTTCCAAGGTCAACTGATTGACCACCGGATCGATGAGCGAACCGAAAAGGACCAAAGGCGGGTGCACCGGTTTGGGCTTTTCTTCTTTTTTGGTGAAGGTCAGCAGGGTCTTGAGCCCGCCGCGCTCTTTTTTCTCCTCTTCAGAAGCGACCCCGGCGGGGCAACGGCGCGCCATAGCAGCGAGTACTTGGTCTTCCCCTTGAGTAAAGGCGTAGTCCAGACCGTTGGCGCGAGCAACCACAATCGGTACTCCAAGGGCACCTTCCACCTGCGTGGCGATCCCTTCTAGGTCCATCTTGATAATTTCGGTGGTGCAGGTTCCAATCCAGACAATGACCGAGGGATTACGGTCGCGCTTCACCTGTTCGCACAAACCTTTGAGTTCTTCGAAGGGATTGAGCTTGGCGCTGATGTCTCCTTCTTCGAGTTCCGCCATCGCATAGCGCGGTTCAGCGAAAATCATGACCCCCATGGCATTCTGGAGGAAATAACCACAGGTCTTGGTTCCGATGACCAGGAAAAAACTGTCTTCAATCTTTTGGTAGAGCCAGGCAACACAGGAAATGGGACAAAACGTGTGATAGTTGCCGGTTTCACACTCGAACTGAGGTCCAACAGCAGCTTGCATGAATTTCCTCGACTAAACCAGGGCAGGGACAGCCTGGGGGCGACTATAAAAATCGGAGAGCAGATTGAACAGGTCGCGGTCGGGTGATTCCTTGGGCACCACGCCCTCGGGTCCGGCTAGCAGATGGTCGGCAATATTGAGGTAGTACTGGCAAACCGGCTCCAAGGATGGGTCGGATTCAGCCATCTCGAAAATGGTCTTGCCCTTGACACGGGAGATACGGATGTCGTCAATCAATGGCAGCACTTCGAGCACCGGCATATTCACCGTAGCGACGTACTTGTCGATGAGGTCGCGCTTGTTGGTACGGTTGCCAATCAGTCCGGCAAGGCGCAACGGATGGGTGCGGGCCTTTTCGCGGCAAGAAGCGGCGATCCGGTTGGCAGCAAAAAGGGCATCAAATCCGTTATCTGTGACGATGAGACAGTAATCCGAGTAGTTGAGCGGAGCTGCAAACCCGCCGCAGACCACATCGCCTAACACATCGAAGAGAATGACATCGTATTCTTCAAAGGCCCGCAATTCCTTGAGGAGCTTCACCGTCTCCCCAACCACATACCCGCCACAGCCTGCTCCGGCAGGAGGACCACCCGCTTCGACACAGGACACGCCTCCATAGCCCGGATAGATGACGTCCTCCGGCCAGATGTCCTCATAGTGGTAATCCTTCTCATCCAGCGTGTCAATGACCGTAGGGATGAGAAATCCGGTCAGGGTGAAGGTACTGTCATGTTTGGGATCGCAGCCAATCTGGAGGACTTTTTTGCCTCGCTTCGCCAGCGCCACCGAAATGTTACAACTGGTGGTCGACTTGCCAATGCCGCCCTTCCCATATACGGAAAACTTCACGTTTTGCTCCTAACCTTGGGTGGATGGTAGCCCGATGTAGTCAGATTATAGAGGATTAAGCGAAACTTCAAGAACCAAGGTGCAAGTATTTACTCGTTTGAATATAAATATTTGTTAAGAGGTGTTGCTCTATTGCAAGGCAAGGGATCACGCGTTCTCGTCTGTGGCTTAACGCTATTATCGATGAGCCAAGCCCTTGCTAGCACAGACTTTTCTGGACTCACTGCGACATTAGAATTCAGGTAACATGATTCGCTGTCTAGTATCCTAAGGGCTGAAAAATATATCATAGCTACGGCAACATAGGGCTGTGTGACAACAACATTACGGAGTGAAGATGGACCTCAAGCAGTACATCAAGGATGTGCCGGATTTTCCAGAGCCGGGGATTTTATTTCGGGATATTACCCCATTGCTCGCTGATGGCGTGGCGTGGAGCACCACGATTGAGCGGATGCGTGAAGCGGTTGCCCCGCTGCGCCCGGACTATCTGGTGGGGATGGAGTCGCGCGGCTTCATCTTCGCTGCTGCGCTGGCGGTTCAACTAGGCGTGGGCTTTGTTCCGGTGCGCAAACCGGGTAAACTCCCCCGTGCTGCCTTCAGTCAGGACTATGCCCTGGAGTACCGCACGGATCGGCTGGAGGTGCATCAGGATTGCTTCGCCGCCGTACCCGGTGGGCGCGTCGTGGTTGTGGATGATGTCATTGCTACAGGAGGCACAGCTAAAGCCACAGTTGACCTGATCAGGCAAGCTGGGGGGACGCTGGTTGGCTTCTGCTTTTTGGTGGAATTGGGCTTTCTTCAGGGGCGTACTGTGCTCCCTAAAGTACCGGTGATCAGTCTGGTCCACTATTGAGCCTGCGCTCAGTCGGGGTTGGTTTATTAAAAGCTTGACTCCAGGCCTACTGTGAAGTTGATGGGCGGAGCCCCGTTGCCGAAGTTGCGTTCGTAGGCCAAGTTGGTGAGGTTGTTGATCAAGCCCGTAAGCGTGACTGCCGGGTTAATGGGGATACGAACGGTCAGGTCCAAGGTGAAATAGCCCGGAAGCAAACTGGCAGTAGGGAGCGCACTGCTATTGGCGATGAGGTTACCCCCAGGGAAGCGGGCCAAATCACCATTGGGTGTGAATCCTACCCCCGGACCGATGTGATAGGGGTCCGAGGCTCGCAAGCCCTGGAAGTTGGCGAACAGAGAGACGCGCCAATCGCCGGGGGAACGATAGCTAAACCCAGTCTGTCCGCTGTGGAACGGGACCAAGGGATACTGGCTATCGTTGATTTCATCTTTGAAGCCCTGCACCACCCGCGCGTCGGTATAGGTCTCCGTAGCGAAAAAATTCCAGCCCGGAGCAAAGCGCCAGTCAAATCTCAACTCAAACCCGCTGAAGCGTGTCTGAGGGAAGTTGACCCGCACCAGATTTCCAGGCGCATAGCCCTGGTCTAGCAGCGCTTGGTCCTGGGGCGTGAAGTTCCCGTCTTGGGCAGGGGTGATGCGATTGAAGGTCAGTAAGTTTTGGATATCGCTCAAGAAATAGGCTGCCCGGACATTGGTCTGCGGCGTCGGTTGCCAGTCGAGACCCACGTCAAAGGTCGAGCCCGAT encodes:
- a CDS encoding DUF3146 family protein, with the protein product MTQPPNTSVHLRVTHLALGEGHMRGEVTAGPFQWTFQWQFRRNLLRVHPAQGRALVAEPLQRFLEQQDYDLEVGEIYSFTLRTRL
- a CDS encoding 3'-5' exonuclease family protein, with amino-acid sequence MLPYHLITSAEQLQDLLPRWRAAQILALDIEVAHAHQMRNRKQTVSLMQIWDGQSDHIWLLDALAVDTKPFIEEIMASKSVTKIFHDALHDLHTMKCVRRAQSVVCTLAMAKERLQPRCSLKALSANLLDLEIDKQYQMSNWATRPLSPEQLHYAALDAWVTYHVWCKLSQIPIPNPGIPVDPVPTSR
- a CDS encoding heme-dependent oxidative N-demethylase subunit alpha family protein, producing the protein MLPAPARYFPIATGRYEVTPGLIPLNTAFGNGAADGRVFQIDTNFELYRAAKLAARAESLSKYHLTQGYDPAVDQEVTRFLIEQLVLEYPEQFLITPPSPVQGVRMMYCMLTGEVLGFDEQMNLLKAMGSEVSPPYGSALDALACQIQEDLAVVSTGPDDQNWVSALHLCFPNHWSAEQKIGQDFRTVHEPVPGMTKINRAQTRLVEVLVQRGPAVRFSWGVGTDCRLNHHPVPPPDIPLDVWQGRSFNPAQPGLFLRVERQVLWGLPRVHAFVFTIRTYFTDVHAIRQDPEQRTQLGSALRSMTPDSLQYKGLAGMREEILDWLEV
- a CDS encoding NAD(P)/FAD-dependent oxidoreductase, which codes for MLDVLVVGAGISGLAAAQALQRAGLAVRVLEKSRGVGGRMATRRISTPHGDVRVDHGAQYFTCRSEDFQEVLAPLLAQGQVMPWVESVPTLTQTGIEPADPQYTYPRYACPQGMTTLAKIMARNLTIAFDTRVTGVLPGESSWRVITAEEVALQARSVLLTPPAPQSCALLSSLTDTVPTLHSVNAIEFDPCLAVIAGYAPASGLERLPPGLRWEADPLIAWSAVDSSKRTAPPCPVLVFHSTPQFAQAQIGKPEADLVTQVLAQAQKRLAPYISLDLTQPEWSLARPWRYSQPVNPLTSRYVLIGTNEGLPAPLALCGCWCSEGRVEGAFRSGQTAAQALLSRLT
- a CDS encoding M24 family metallopeptidase; translated protein: MTTSLRFAYRHLPVFTADPQTAQANLETLLGEWGVDCLFITAQDAFLSEYNVPSNNQRYALSNFAGSTGDGIFTSQKLTGQLGNQAQFLLFVDGRYHMQADRETAPEWVQVVKLDISKTLEDGLLGWLKEVPADRLTVAIDGARTTWKRFKQIQTVCEERGFSLRVLLHNEISTALNLPGWSVDRAVEPLPLAATGRTIAGNLTALHQCLPADVTPEAACILTCMSDDVAWLLGARGFHLPYASSLLAYTCTIGRDILLFLPPGTEDTPVHLEPGTDFRLVVLRSLEELTIALRGYHVEHLLFSERAMNAFLPTFAHQYWPEAKLIEDYHGLERLRTEKTPEELAAIRSAFLKSSRAIAATLRWVKASVQLQPGALTCDPTFTAPISEIDLSNKIACEYLAQGALELSFRTIAATGASGAIIHYTTPSPENLLADGDLALLDSGAYYAEGFATDCTRVAYCNSGTSIPAPWQKEIYTVTLKAAIAGLRAEFHQDTPCKEIDAQVRAVCQKYGYDYNHGTGHGVGILVHESGIRLSPISTYGFTEHAVVSIEPGIYLAGKGGVRIENVAVVRRHPTQADHFCFENLAFVGLDWELIDVDLLDAGERAYLSTYERQCQTLGTTVTDCPLLLR
- a CDS encoding manganese catalase family protein, which encodes MFFHKKEPIHAVQINDPNPRYAQLLLEQFGGATGELSAALQYWVQSFHVEHPGIRDMLQDIAVEEFSHLEMVGKLIEGHTKHVDQTEAFKSTLFAVRGVGPHFLDSQGVAWSASYLNEGGDVVRDLRANIAAEAGARQTYEQLIKLASDEGTQKTLVHLLTREISHAQMFMKALESLGKLTDPFFGTIQPDETVNLYFNLSQDSGQDERGPWNTEPTFQYVADPLGEASQR
- a CDS encoding ferredoxin:protochlorophyllide reductase (ATP-dependent) subunit N, whose product is MQAAVGPQFECETGNYHTFCPISCVAWLYQKIEDSFFLVIGTKTCGYFLQNAMGVMIFAEPRYAMAELEEGDISAKLNPFEELKGLCEQVKRDRNPSVIVWIGTCTTEIIKMDLEGIATQVEGALGVPIVVARANGLDYAFTQGEDQVLAAMARRCPAGVASEEEKKERGGLKTLLTFTKKEEKPKPVHPPLVLFGSLIDPVVNQLTLELQKQGVTVSGWLPAPRFGELPVITPETYVVGVNPFLARTASVLGRTMRSKLISAPFPIGPDGTRAWIEAICRDLGVQPKGLEEREQKIWSTLAEDVAFLKGKTVFFMGDNLLEISLARFLIRCGMKVQEIGIPYLDRRYQGAEIDLLTQTCEMMGHESVKIVEKPDNYYQLQRIKELKPDLVITGMAHANPLEARGVNTKWSVEFTFSQIHGFTNSHDILRLVRKPLDRNNALRTLGWEKLIQEV
- the bchL gene encoding ferredoxin:protochlorophyllide reductase (ATP-dependent) iron-sulfur ATP-binding protein, with protein sequence MKFSVYGKGGIGKSTTSCNISVALAKRGKKVLQIGCDPKHDSTFTLTGFLIPTVIDTLDEKDYHYEDIWPEDVIYPGYGGVSCVEAGGPPAGAGCGGYVVGETVKLLKELRAFEEYDVILFDVLGDVVCGGFAAPLNYSDYCLIVTDNGFDALFAANRIAASCREKARTHPLRLAGLIGNRTNKRDLIDKYVATVNMPVLEVLPLIDDIRISRVKGKTIFEMAESDPSLEPVCQYYLNIADHLLAGPEGVVPKESPDRDLFNLLSDFYSRPQAVPALV
- a CDS encoding adenine phosphoribosyltransferase encodes the protein MDLKQYIKDVPDFPEPGILFRDITPLLADGVAWSTTIERMREAVAPLRPDYLVGMESRGFIFAAALAVQLGVGFVPVRKPGKLPRAAFSQDYALEYRTDRLEVHQDCFAAVPGGRVVVVDDVIATGGTAKATVDLIRQAGGTLVGFCFLVELGFLQGRTVLPKVPVISLVHY